The following are encoded together in the Terriglobales bacterium genome:
- a CDS encoding antibiotic biosynthesis monooxygenase: MIYVMWEFQVAPENRSKFETAYKGDGIWAQLFQRDAAYVETILVRSDEHAGTYLTIDVWKNRESYLQFKQRFAADYAKIDKDCEALTDSERLIGIFEKIV; encoded by the coding sequence ATGATCTACGTCATGTGGGAGTTTCAGGTAGCGCCCGAAAACCGCTCCAAATTTGAGACGGCGTACAAAGGTGACGGAATCTGGGCTCAGCTTTTTCAGCGTGATGCAGCTTATGTCGAAACCATACTCGTCAGAAGCGACGAGCATGCAGGCACGTACCTGACGATCGATGTCTGGAAAAATCGCGAGTCCTATCTGCAATTCAAACAGCGTTTTGCTGCCGACTACGCGAAGATAGACAAAGATTGCGAGGCTCTTACCGATTCGGAACGGCTGATCGGCATCTTTGAAAAGATTGTTTGA
- a CDS encoding YtxH domain-containing protein produces MKFLFGFALGVTLGLLYAPAPGKETRRRLAEKARELPELPQQKARQIAASAKAKAGDLGAKLGRQAAEAAVEKATPNIASQPTEKIG; encoded by the coding sequence ATGAAGTTCCTATTCGGATTCGCGCTCGGGGTTACGCTCGGCCTGCTTTATGCTCCCGCCCCTGGAAAGGAGACGCGCCGTCGCCTGGCTGAGAAAGCGCGTGAGTTGCCAGAGTTGCCGCAACAAAAGGCTAGACAGATAGCCGCATCTGCAAAAGCCAAAGCAGGCGACTTAGGTGCGAAATTAGGCCGGCAGGCTGCAGAGGCAGCGGTAGAAAAGGCAACGCCAAACATTGCGAGTCAGCCAACTGAGAAAATCGGGTAG
- a CDS encoding branched-chain amino acid transaminase: protein MAIPKSEKIWHNGKLINWDDAKLHVMSHVVNYGSSVFEGVRCYKHPNGAGIFRAQEHAERLIHSAKIYRMDVPFSEDEIVQAMVDTVAANGVFPCYIRPIVLRGYGEAGVNPLGSPVEVYICNYAWGKYLGHGSPDEGVDVCVSSWNRMAPNTLPAMAKSGANYMNSQLIKMEAILNGYVEGIALDVNGYVSEGSGENLFLVRKGTVYTAPLGNSVLPGITRASVIELVKELGFPIVEQMIPREMLYIADEVFFTGTAAEITPIRTVDKITVGNGKTGPVTRALHKEFFDIVEGRAHDRHGWFTQVPVKQAVTV from the coding sequence ATGGCAATTCCAAAATCGGAAAAAATCTGGCATAACGGCAAGCTGATCAACTGGGATGACGCCAAGCTGCACGTCATGTCGCATGTCGTGAACTACGGCTCGTCGGTATTCGAGGGCGTGCGCTGCTACAAGCATCCGAATGGGGCGGGAATTTTTCGCGCTCAGGAACACGCCGAGCGACTGATCCACTCGGCCAAGATCTATCGCATGGACGTGCCGTTTTCTGAAGACGAAATTGTTCAAGCGATGGTTGATACTGTGGCCGCAAATGGAGTGTTTCCATGCTACATCCGCCCTATCGTGCTCAGAGGGTATGGCGAGGCTGGAGTGAACCCGCTCGGATCGCCTGTTGAGGTTTACATCTGCAACTATGCTTGGGGGAAGTACCTCGGGCACGGGTCCCCAGACGAAGGCGTGGATGTGTGTGTTTCTTCCTGGAATCGGATGGCCCCGAATACGCTGCCCGCGATGGCCAAGTCCGGCGCGAATTACATGAACTCGCAGCTCATCAAGATGGAAGCCATTCTTAATGGATATGTCGAGGGAATTGCCCTCGACGTGAATGGCTACGTGAGCGAAGGTTCGGGTGAGAATCTCTTCCTGGTGCGCAAAGGCACTGTATACACCGCGCCGCTTGGAAATTCGGTGCTGCCTGGTATCACTCGAGCGAGTGTGATTGAGCTGGTGAAAGAACTAGGCTTCCCAATCGTCGAGCAGATGATTCCCCGCGAGATGCTCTACATCGCCGACGAAGTCTTCTTCACGGGCACTGCGGCCGAGATCACGCCGATCCGAACGGTGGACAAGATCACCGTCGGGAACGGCAAGACCGGTCCGGTCACGCGCGCCCTGCACAAGGAGTTCTTCGACATCGTCGAAGGCCGCGCGCATGACCGCCACGGCTGGTTCACGCAAGTGCCGGTAAAGCAAGCAGTGACGGTTTAG
- the proC gene encoding pyrroline-5-carboxylate reductase — protein MSISYGRGDHIAVLGAGKMGSSLLAAMIKSGNGIFANATATVKHAHRAASVSKQLGMNVGTDNSAAVRNAGVVLLCVKPLFMQAVLQEIRSELNEDALIISIASAVTTQSIEAALGRRLAVVRAMPNTACRIGKGMTALCAGRFATADHLARAAELFALMGRTAEVDEAMMDAVTGLSASGPAFIYTIVEALAEGGIRMGLPRDLATTLAAQATLGAASMVLETGLHPAILKSEVTTPGGCTVEGLLELEEGSIRATLIRAIDTTTRKASTLARPSTNGAQEVESFSHRQHVSAAGEGRPA, from the coding sequence ATGAGTATCAGTTACGGTCGAGGAGACCACATCGCCGTACTCGGAGCAGGGAAGATGGGCAGTTCACTCCTTGCGGCCATGATCAAGAGCGGCAATGGAATTTTTGCCAATGCGACTGCGACGGTGAAGCACGCTCATCGCGCCGCAAGCGTGTCGAAACAGCTCGGCATGAACGTGGGGACCGACAATTCGGCGGCCGTACGCAATGCTGGCGTGGTACTGCTCTGCGTTAAGCCGCTCTTCATGCAAGCCGTTCTTCAGGAGATCCGATCAGAGCTGAACGAGGATGCGTTGATTATCTCTATAGCCAGTGCAGTCACAACCCAATCGATCGAAGCAGCATTGGGCCGACGACTTGCCGTCGTACGCGCAATGCCGAATACAGCGTGTCGAATCGGGAAGGGCATGACCGCCTTGTGTGCCGGACGGTTTGCAACTGCCGACCATCTGGCGCGAGCGGCGGAGCTTTTCGCACTGATGGGACGCACCGCCGAAGTCGACGAGGCAATGATGGATGCGGTCACCGGCCTCTCGGCCAGTGGGCCCGCATTCATCTACACAATTGTCGAAGCGCTCGCTGAAGGTGGCATTCGCATGGGCTTGCCTCGCGATCTGGCGACCACATTGGCAGCTCAAGCAACTTTGGGCGCCGCCTCGATGGTGCTCGAGACGGGGCTACATCCAGCCATTCTGAAGAGCGAAGTCACCACGCCGGGAGGATGCACCGTGGAAGGCTTGCTCGAATTGGAAGAAGGCAGCATTCGCGCTACGCTCATAAGAGCGATCGACACGACCACGCGTAAAGCCAGCACGCTGGCTCGTCCGAGCACGAATGGCGCGCAGGAGGTCGAATCGTTTTCGCATCGTCAACACGTGAGTGCCGCAGGAGAAGGCAGACCGGCTTAG
- the dnaX gene encoding DNA polymerase III subunit gamma/tau, which yields MSYQVLARKYRPQRFSDVIGQEHVTRTLQNAISQQRIAHGYIFSGHRGIGKTTIARILAMALNCRSTDKPSAEPCGVCDSCQEIRAGSSVDVIEIDAATNRGIDEIRELRDAARYRPARDRYKIYILDEAHQITDAAFNALLKTLEEPPAHMVFMMATTQPEDIPQTIRSRCQHFSFHAVRFDDIVQQLRDIAAQEKINADDGALAALAEAGDGSMRDALSIMDQAIACCGIFDGDSSAKLTAAQVRGLMGTVSSDVLVHAMECVHRNSSEDLLKLLDRLMTEGQSPSHFAKQSVRFLRNAVVAKIAGGDSPLLQISSDEKQKVAAIAALFSEEDLTRFLNIILRTHDELGYRQEQRFHLELGMLKMVHAHRLLPLEDLLSQANAAGSGIPMRPAAPATSSGSPRGVETRISALGSLRPQSPQAASGPSRVVSPFEADRLRKIRSSEPEGSTTASISDSAAELQTRGSLAMAAVSAAATALAVAEAPEEPAPAAEPKDVRLEDLRSALIGVLEAQSQATAADLLARGEWKFEGNQLNLRLPLSEKVIDLSLSADARRLLTQEAARLCGRPIKLTVAGGGVAQIPVERGLNGNGNGNGNGAGGARQRAAEDPIVQRMQEKFGAEVRTVVDLRKK from the coding sequence ATGAGCTATCAGGTCCTCGCCCGGAAGTATCGTCCTCAACGCTTTTCTGACGTAATCGGGCAGGAGCACGTCACTCGCACGCTGCAGAACGCGATTTCCCAGCAACGCATCGCTCACGGATATATCTTCAGCGGACATCGGGGCATCGGGAAGACGACCATTGCACGCATTCTCGCGATGGCGCTCAACTGCCGCTCGACCGATAAGCCTTCTGCGGAGCCTTGCGGCGTCTGCGACTCCTGCCAGGAGATCAGGGCAGGGAGTTCGGTCGATGTAATCGAAATTGACGCGGCCACCAACCGTGGCATCGACGAGATTCGCGAGTTACGAGATGCGGCGCGATATCGTCCGGCGCGCGATCGCTACAAGATCTACATCCTCGACGAAGCTCACCAGATCACCGACGCCGCCTTCAATGCATTGCTGAAGACTTTGGAAGAACCACCGGCGCACATGGTCTTTATGATGGCCACTACGCAGCCGGAGGACATCCCGCAGACCATCCGCTCGCGGTGTCAGCATTTCAGCTTTCATGCCGTCCGCTTCGACGATATCGTGCAGCAGTTGCGCGACATAGCTGCTCAGGAAAAGATCAATGCCGACGATGGCGCGCTGGCCGCTCTGGCCGAGGCCGGCGACGGCTCAATGCGCGATGCGCTCTCGATCATGGATCAGGCGATTGCCTGCTGCGGTATCTTTGACGGCGATTCCAGCGCGAAGCTCACGGCAGCACAAGTTCGAGGGCTGATGGGAACGGTTTCCTCTGACGTGCTGGTGCACGCGATGGAATGTGTTCATCGCAACTCCAGCGAGGATCTGCTCAAGTTGCTCGATCGTCTGATGACCGAGGGGCAGAGTCCATCGCACTTCGCCAAACAGTCGGTTCGCTTTCTACGCAACGCTGTAGTCGCGAAGATTGCCGGCGGAGACTCGCCGCTGCTGCAGATTTCGTCGGATGAGAAGCAGAAGGTAGCTGCTATTGCCGCACTGTTTTCCGAGGAAGACCTCACGCGATTCTTGAACATCATTCTGCGCACTCACGACGAGCTTGGATATCGCCAGGAGCAGCGCTTTCATCTCGAACTGGGCATGTTGAAGATGGTGCATGCGCATCGCCTGCTTCCGCTGGAAGATTTGCTTAGCCAGGCAAATGCAGCTGGATCTGGAATTCCGATGCGGCCCGCAGCGCCAGCAACCAGCAGCGGTTCCCCACGAGGTGTTGAAACGAGAATCTCAGCATTGGGTTCGTTACGCCCGCAGTCCCCGCAGGCTGCTTCTGGGCCATCTCGCGTTGTTTCCCCATTCGAAGCCGACCGTCTGCGGAAGATCCGCTCGTCCGAACCCGAAGGCTCGACTACTGCTTCAATCTCGGATTCCGCTGCAGAGCTACAAACGCGTGGGAGCTTAGCAATGGCCGCAGTGTCTGCCGCAGCCACTGCATTAGCGGTCGCCGAAGCTCCGGAGGAACCCGCGCCAGCCGCGGAGCCGAAGGATGTTCGGCTTGAAGATCTGCGTTCTGCTCTGATCGGTGTGCTCGAAGCCCAGAGCCAGGCTACTGCTGCAGATCTGCTTGCCCGGGGAGAGTGGAAGTTCGAAGGCAATCAGCTCAATCTTCGGCTGCCCCTTTCCGAAAAGGTGATTGATTTGAGCTTGAGCGCGGATGCACGCCGATTGCTGACGCAGGAAGCGGCTCGACTCTGCGGTCGTCCCATCAAGCTGACTGTCGCCGGAGGCGGAGTTGCGCAGATTCCGGTGGAGCGCGGCCTCAACGGAAATGGAAACGGGAATGGCAACGGCGCAGGAGGTGCGCGCCAGAGGGCTGCCGAAGATCCGATCGTACAGCGTATGCAGGAGAAGTTTGGCGCGGAAGTTCGCACCGTAGTCGATTTAAGAAAGAAATAG
- the aspS gene encoding aspartate--tRNA ligase, translating to MCGTLTAGDAGKNVTLMGWVNRRRDLGNLIFIDLRDRSGVVQVVFDNERNPALHSKVETVRSEYVLAVVGSVKRRDPATVNKNLPTGEIEIVANELRILNDSKTPPFSPAEPAISNEELRLKYRYIDMRRPEMQANIAMRSRVSLAIRKALYERGFLEIETPFMTRSTPEGARDYLVPSRVYPGSFYALPQSPQLFKQILMISGFDKYFQIVRCFRDEDLRADRQPEFTQIDLEMSFPSQERVFEVVEAFLVAAFREGGIELKPPFPRMKYDDAIRKYGIDKPDMRLPAICDVREAFTEENLNALTLDPLLPVVAVRIPKVGELSRKERDENKQLFAAKPPAKVIDDLKRLEKSFPDSVTKLRAMCEAEGDDLLVLVAGGPVQDRSPIAVRKAAEAVYTSAGTLRLALAQKYKDKHGGFSKKGTAEDYKFLWVTDFPMFEYDDKENRWNAAHHPFTSPHEEDFGKLLSDPGAVRALAYDIVLNGTELGSGSIRIHRQDIQKQIFNALGMTDEEARSRFGFFLEALEYGTPPHGGIALGLDRIVMILAGADSLREVIPFPKTAKAVDLMVDAPTPVSPAQLRELGITVKR from the coding sequence ATGTGTGGCACGCTGACGGCCGGCGATGCCGGTAAGAATGTCACCCTAATGGGATGGGTGAATCGTCGCCGCGATCTCGGCAATTTGATTTTCATCGATCTGCGCGATCGCAGCGGCGTGGTCCAGGTGGTCTTCGATAACGAGCGGAATCCGGCGCTGCACTCGAAAGTGGAAACTGTGCGCTCTGAGTACGTCCTGGCTGTAGTGGGATCGGTGAAGCGGCGCGACCCGGCGACCGTAAACAAGAATCTGCCCACCGGTGAGATTGAAATCGTCGCCAACGAATTGAGAATTCTCAACGATTCGAAGACTCCTCCGTTTTCTCCGGCCGAACCAGCCATTTCGAATGAAGAGCTGCGCCTGAAATATCGCTACATCGATATGCGTCGTCCGGAGATGCAAGCCAACATCGCGATGCGTTCGCGCGTCTCGCTGGCAATTCGCAAGGCGCTGTATGAGCGCGGTTTTCTCGAAATCGAAACACCGTTCATGACGCGCAGCACGCCCGAAGGCGCGCGCGACTATCTCGTGCCGAGCCGTGTTTATCCAGGATCGTTCTACGCGCTGCCGCAATCACCACAACTCTTCAAGCAGATCCTGATGATCTCGGGATTCGATAAGTACTTCCAGATCGTCCGCTGTTTTCGCGACGAAGATCTGCGCGCCGACCGGCAACCTGAGTTCACGCAAATCGATCTGGAGATGTCGTTCCCAAGTCAGGAGCGTGTCTTCGAGGTCGTGGAGGCCTTCTTGGTCGCTGCCTTTCGGGAAGGCGGGATCGAACTCAAACCGCCGTTTCCTCGCATGAAATACGACGATGCGATCCGCAAATACGGCATCGATAAACCGGACATGCGCCTGCCCGCGATATGCGACGTGCGCGAAGCGTTTACCGAGGAGAACCTGAATGCTCTGACTCTTGATCCGCTGCTACCGGTGGTTGCAGTCCGTATTCCAAAGGTGGGGGAGCTCTCGCGCAAGGAGCGCGACGAAAACAAACAGCTCTTCGCCGCCAAGCCTCCCGCCAAAGTCATCGACGACCTGAAGCGCCTCGAAAAGAGCTTTCCCGATTCGGTCACAAAGCTGCGCGCGATGTGCGAAGCCGAAGGCGACGATCTGCTCGTGTTGGTTGCAGGAGGGCCCGTCCAGGATCGTTCTCCGATCGCGGTGCGCAAAGCGGCAGAAGCCGTGTACACCTCTGCCGGAACCCTGAGACTTGCGCTTGCCCAAAAGTACAAAGATAAGCACGGAGGGTTCAGCAAGAAGGGGACTGCCGAGGATTACAAGTTTCTGTGGGTCACTGACTTTCCCATGTTCGAGTACGACGACAAGGAAAACCGGTGGAATGCGGCTCACCATCCCTTTACCTCGCCACACGAAGAAGATTTCGGCAAGCTGCTCTCCGATCCAGGAGCGGTGCGTGCACTGGCCTATGATATTGTCCTGAACGGTACCGAATTGGGATCGGGATCCATTCGTATTCACCGCCAGGACATCCAAAAACAAATATTCAACGCTCTAGGAATGACCGACGAGGAAGCGCGTTCCCGATTTGGATTCTTTCTCGAAGCGCTGGAATATGGAACCCCGCCACACGGCGGAATTGCGCTGGGGCTCGACCGCATCGTGATGATTCTCGCGGGCGCTGATAGTCTGCGCGAGGTAATTCCATTCCCGAAGACGGCCAAGGCAGTGGATCTAATGGTCGATGCGCCGACCCCCGTCAGCCCTGCCCAACTACGGGAACTGGGGATCACCGTAAAAAGATAG
- a CDS encoding CDGSH iron-sulfur domain-containing protein codes for MADVKITVKPNGPYRVEGVVKLVDAEGREWDLTGKPAFSLCRCGASTNKPFCDGTHSKLGFQAAEAAVRKEETAQGQAPPPNPVTKM; via the coding sequence ATGGCAGACGTAAAGATCACTGTAAAGCCGAATGGCCCATATCGTGTCGAAGGCGTAGTTAAACTGGTGGATGCTGAAGGTCGCGAATGGGACCTGACCGGCAAGCCTGCTTTCTCGCTGTGCCGCTGTGGGGCCAGCACCAATAAACCTTTCTGCGATGGAACGCACTCGAAGCTAGGCTTTCAAGCTGCCGAAGCTGCGGTCCGAAAAGAAGAGACGGCGCAAGGACAAGCTCCGCCTCCCAATCCTGTTACCAAAATGTAG
- a CDS encoding ribonuclease J, whose amino-acid sequence MSSGKLQVVPLGGLGEFGMNCMALRWGDDIIVIDAGLMFPESELLGVDIVVPDISYLLENRDKVRAILLTHGHEDHIGGLPWILSELNLPVYGTEFTLALVEGKLEEHGLLDSAVLNEIEPNERFRIGPFLIHPLRVTHSLVDCVALAIHTPLGVVIHSGDFKVDPTPTDGKLFDLHQFAEYGKERVLLLLQDSTNVERPGYTPSERAVRPRFEEIFTRTKRRLFVSCFSSSIHRIKLVADMAFEHGRKLALVGRSMNEATEIALDLGYLHIPEGTLIHPGQIRDFNPEKVCVLISGTQGEPMSALSRAAVDNHKHARIEPGDTVVLSSRIIPGNEKAIFRMIDHLYRRNADVIYEDGSGSPVHVSGHASQEELRLIINLVRPHYFVPIHGEYRQLKRHAELAGSMHGAVGSVLMLESGDVLEIDELGARKAGKVTVGRVCIDSGSGSDVVEDLVIRDRRHLSEDGIVLPIIAINKLTGRVESIPEIVMRGFAAAGAENGFLADAREVISRTLELSSQEEKADYGVIKEKIRQDLKRYINKQTSRRPLIMPVILEI is encoded by the coding sequence ATGAGTTCGGGCAAACTTCAGGTCGTGCCGTTGGGTGGCCTTGGCGAATTCGGCATGAACTGCATGGCTTTGCGGTGGGGAGATGACATCATCGTCATCGACGCAGGGCTGATGTTTCCCGAATCGGAGCTGCTGGGCGTCGATATCGTCGTTCCCGATATCAGTTATCTCCTCGAAAATCGCGATAAAGTTCGCGCCATTCTCCTCACTCACGGACACGAAGATCATATCGGCGGCTTGCCATGGATTCTTTCTGAGCTGAATCTTCCTGTTTACGGGACTGAATTCACGCTTGCTCTCGTGGAAGGAAAGCTGGAAGAGCATGGCCTGCTCGACTCTGCTGTACTCAACGAAATCGAACCGAACGAGCGCTTCCGGATTGGACCGTTTCTCATTCACCCATTGCGCGTGACTCACAGCCTAGTTGATTGCGTGGCGCTGGCGATCCATACGCCTCTGGGAGTCGTGATTCACTCCGGAGATTTCAAAGTCGATCCAACTCCGACCGATGGAAAGCTCTTCGACCTGCATCAGTTCGCCGAGTACGGCAAAGAGCGCGTGCTGCTCCTACTGCAGGACTCGACGAACGTCGAACGACCCGGATATACGCCTAGCGAGCGCGCGGTTCGTCCGCGATTTGAAGAAATTTTCACGCGGACGAAGCGGCGGCTGTTCGTCTCCTGTTTCTCGTCTTCAATCCATCGCATCAAGCTCGTGGCTGACATGGCATTCGAGCATGGACGTAAGCTGGCGCTCGTTGGTCGGTCGATGAATGAAGCCACCGAGATCGCGCTCGATCTCGGGTACCTGCACATCCCCGAAGGCACGCTGATCCATCCTGGACAAATTCGCGATTTTAATCCGGAGAAAGTGTGCGTACTCATCAGCGGAACACAAGGGGAGCCGATGTCGGCTCTGTCGCGTGCTGCGGTGGATAATCACAAACACGCGCGAATCGAGCCGGGCGACACTGTCGTGCTCTCGTCGCGCATTATTCCCGGAAATGAAAAAGCCATCTTTCGCATGATCGATCACCTCTATCGACGCAATGCCGACGTGATCTATGAAGATGGCTCCGGCTCGCCGGTACACGTGAGCGGACACGCGAGCCAGGAAGAGCTTCGTCTGATTATTAATCTCGTCCGGCCGCATTACTTCGTTCCCATTCATGGCGAGTACCGTCAGCTCAAGCGTCACGCCGAGCTTGCGGGATCGATGCATGGAGCAGTCGGCAGCGTGCTGATGCTCGAAAGTGGAGACGTGCTGGAAATCGACGAACTTGGAGCGCGCAAGGCGGGAAAGGTTACCGTCGGACGCGTTTGTATTGATTCTGGTTCGGGCAGCGATGTAGTCGAAGATCTTGTCATCCGCGACCGCCGCCATCTCAGTGAAGATGGAATCGTGCTGCCGATCATCGCAATCAACAAGCTCACCGGACGCGTTGAGTCCATTCCTGAAATAGTGATGCGCGGCTTTGCAGCCGCCGGCGCAGAGAACGGATTTCTCGCCGATGCTCGCGAGGTGATCAGCCGTACGCTCGAACTTTCGAGCCAGGAAGAAAAAGCCGACTACGGCGTGATCAAAGAAAAAATCCGTCAAGACTTAAAGCGTTACATTAATAAACAAACCAGCCGCCGACCGCTCATCATGCCGGTGATTCTCGAGATCTAA
- a CDS encoding YbaB/EbfC family nucleoid-associated protein — MEFNPKELLAQAQRASQEIQEKMRATVVEASSGGGTVTVKMNGQKQVISVKIDPEAVKSGDVEMLQDLITAAVNEAGRKVDGMMQSNLGSMLGGMNLPGLF; from the coding sequence ATGGAATTCAATCCCAAGGAGTTGCTGGCCCAGGCACAACGCGCTTCCCAGGAAATTCAGGAAAAGATGCGTGCCACTGTTGTCGAGGCGTCATCCGGAGGCGGCACGGTGACGGTGAAGATGAATGGCCAGAAACAGGTAATCTCGGTCAAGATTGATCCGGAAGCGGTGAAGTCAGGCGACGTCGAGATGCTGCAGGACCTGATCACAGCTGCAGTGAACGAGGCTGGGCGCAAAGTCGACGGAATGATGCAATCCAATTTGGGAAGCATGCTGGGTGGAATGAATCTGCCGGGATTGTTTTAA
- the recR gene encoding recombination mediator RecR yields MSKFAEPMARLIDELKKLPGIGGKTAQRLAFHILRASNEDAELLAEAIRRVKASLRLCSICSNITDVDPCVYCSSATRNQRLVCVVEEPTNIGAIEKTRSYNGVYHVLHGALSPLQGIGPEHLRLASLSQRVERGDVDELIIATNPTVEGEATAVYIQRMLKNSAVKMTRIATGIPAGSDIEYADEVTMAKALEGRREL; encoded by the coding sequence TTGTCAAAATTCGCCGAGCCGATGGCGCGGCTCATCGACGAACTGAAGAAGCTGCCGGGCATCGGTGGCAAGACGGCGCAGCGGCTCGCCTTCCACATCCTGCGCGCCAGCAATGAAGACGCCGAACTGCTCGCCGAGGCAATTCGCCGAGTGAAGGCAAGTCTCCGTCTCTGCTCGATTTGCAGCAACATTACCGACGTAGATCCCTGCGTATATTGCAGCAGCGCCACACGCAATCAGCGGCTGGTGTGTGTTGTCGAGGAACCGACTAATATCGGGGCGATCGAAAAGACGCGCAGCTACAACGGCGTCTATCACGTGCTGCACGGAGCACTATCGCCGTTACAGGGTATCGGACCGGAACATCTGCGGCTGGCAAGCTTGAGTCAACGCGTCGAACGGGGTGATGTAGACGAGCTGATTATTGCCACTAATCCCACAGTGGAGGGCGAGGCGACAGCCGTCTACATCCAGCGCATGCTCAAGAACTCTGCTGTGAAAATGACGCGCATCGCTACAGGTATCCCAGCCGGGAGCGACATTGAATATGCCGACGAAGTCACGATGGCGAAAGCCCTCGAAGGAAGACGCGAGCTGTAG
- a CDS encoding PPC domain-containing DNA-binding protein, producing the protein MQSKLLSEENKLKTFALAFDKNDDVLPLLLQFAEENNISSARLSGIGAFQRVRLGYFDRERREYQPIDINEQVELLSFVGNLARSDGKRKLHAHVVVGKRDGTAHGGHLLGGSVWPTMEVMVIETPAYLQRTIDESTGLALLDLAA; encoded by the coding sequence GTGCAATCGAAGCTTTTATCTGAAGAGAACAAGCTAAAAACGTTTGCGCTAGCGTTCGACAAGAATGATGACGTTCTTCCCCTCCTGCTGCAATTTGCCGAGGAGAACAACATCAGCAGCGCTCGCCTGAGCGGGATTGGGGCGTTCCAGCGTGTGCGCCTGGGCTATTTCGATCGCGAGCGCCGCGAGTATCAGCCAATAGACATCAACGAGCAGGTTGAGTTGCTCTCATTCGTCGGAAATCTGGCGCGCAGTGACGGCAAGCGGAAGCTGCACGCTCATGTGGTTGTGGGTAAGCGCGATGGCACTGCCCATGGCGGCCATTTACTGGGTGGAAGCGTCTGGCCGACCATGGAGGTGATGGTTATCGAAACTCCTGCGTATCTTCAGCGGACAATCGATGAAAGTACAGGATTAGCTTTGCTCGACTTAGCCGCCTGA
- a CDS encoding alpha/beta hydrolase: protein MTQKKSPNRHKLLKIVLLLFAIILLLLWPAAREHVRAMSLLARMSQQRSLTARLDQHPYDIQTLTFSSTTGLSRARLYLPSNIENPPAMVVVPGLHQLGMNEPRLVNFAKSLAESGVEVLTPQVDALAEYRVEPQSIDLIGTSAQFLSHRAGEKVGVLGLSFAGGLSLMAAADPKYADDISFVAAVGAQDDVQRVEHYLVEGQTRWPDGTLLTTPPNEYGWLIVIYSHPEDFFAPADVEGARESLRLLLHEDLKQANTRAAQLSPDGQRLMKDIFDGRRELFRDKLLADLDKHTAEAVAVSPHDHIQSLKAKVLLVHGEGDDVIPPSETEWLARDIPNGELQEALISRAISHVSLEKAPGWRDQLAVIHWIALMLKDADEERR, encoded by the coding sequence GTGACACAGAAGAAAAGTCCAAACAGGCACAAGCTTCTCAAGATTGTCCTTTTACTGTTCGCCATTATCCTGCTTCTACTCTGGCCCGCGGCGCGCGAGCACGTTCGTGCGATGTCGCTGCTGGCGCGCATGTCGCAACAAAGAAGTTTAACCGCTCGCCTCGATCAACATCCGTATGACATCCAGACGCTTACTTTTAGCTCGACAACAGGATTGTCGCGCGCGCGCCTCTACCTTCCCAGCAACATTGAGAATCCGCCAGCAATGGTCGTGGTTCCCGGGCTGCATCAACTCGGCATGAATGAACCCCGTCTTGTTAATTTCGCTAAATCATTGGCGGAGTCTGGAGTGGAGGTACTGACTCCACAAGTGGACGCGCTCGCGGAGTACCGTGTTGAGCCACAGTCCATCGACCTAATCGGAACCTCGGCTCAGTTTCTTTCGCATCGCGCTGGAGAAAAGGTCGGGGTGCTCGGACTGAGCTTTGCCGGGGGACTCTCGCTCATGGCGGCCGCTGATCCTAAGTACGCGGACGACATTTCCTTTGTTGCGGCAGTCGGGGCGCAAGATGATGTCCAGCGCGTCGAGCACTACTTAGTTGAGGGTCAAACGCGCTGGCCTGATGGAACATTGCTGACGACCCCGCCTAACGAATATGGCTGGCTGATCGTAATCTACTCGCATCCCGAGGACTTTTTCGCTCCTGCCGATGTGGAGGGCGCAAGAGAATCGCTGCGGCTGTTGCTTCACGAAGATTTAAAGCAGGCGAACACCCGAGCGGCCCAGCTTTCTCCCGATGGGCAGCGGCTGATGAAGGATATTTTTGATGGTCGTCGCGAGCTCTTCCGCGACAAACTATTGGCCGATCTGGACAAACACACAGCCGAAGCAGTTGCCGTCTCCCCACATGACCACATTCAGAGTCTCAAAGCGAAGGTGTTGCTGGTTCACGGAGAAGGCGACGATGTGATTCCACCTTCAGAAACTGAATGGCTGGCGCGCGACATTCCCAACGGTGAACTGCAGGAAGCGCTGATCAGCCGCGCGATTTCACACGTGAGTTTGGAGAAAGCGCCAGGATGGCGCGACCAGCTCGCGGTGATTCACTGGATCGCACTGATGTTGAAGGACGCGGATGAGGAGCGGCGATGA